In Rhodopirellula sp. P2, the DNA window CGTCCCTGCAGCATCATTCGAGACGGTCGGTGGAAGCTTCACGAGTACTTTGAGGACGGTGGGTTGGAGTTGTACGATCTGGTTTCGGATCCCGGTGAGTCCAACAACTTGGCAGCCACCAATCCAATCAAGACTCAGGCCCTGCACAGTAAGTTGGTGGCTTGGCGAAAGCGAATCGGTGCGCCCGTGCCGACGCAGCCCAATCCGAATTACGATCCGAAGAGCGAAGCGAAGGCGATGCAGAAAGCGGAACGCAAAGCGGCAAAACGCTGAGCGGTGCTCGGTTGCTGGCCCGGCAGAGCGGGCCCCGTTGAGTGGGGGATGGGGGCGAGGCCAAACAGCGAGTTTTGAGAATTTCGCGTGATGGCCTTGTCCGGTGCTTGTCGGATCCAATAATGAAAAGGTCATTGAATTTGATTCGGATCGTTCCGAATGCTCAATGAATCTCTCTTTGCGGCTGTCGCAACTGCGGTTGCGATCTTCAAATTCATGGTTCTTTCGTTCAACCCGCACGATTTCGCGTTCACGGCTTCCTTGCCGAAACGCACCAGCGTGTCTGGACGGGTGTGCTTGATGACCGCTCTTTGGTTGGTCGCTTGGTTGCAGTTCCTGCCACCGGCGTTCCCCCCTGTTTCCGTTGCCAAGTCGGATTCGCTTTCCACCGCCGTCTCGACGCTTGAGAACGTCTCGATCGAGCGTTCCGTTGCCGTCGAATCTGAACGCGGTGCCGCTTCGCTTGCCCAGGTGATCAAGGAGGCCCGTGAACTTTCGGGTTCGTTGGGATCGGGGTTGGTGGATCCCTGTGACCAGGCCTCGCGTTTGCTGTTGGCGGGCGTTTTCGAACCGGGTGTCGGGGCCGCGGCTGGGACAGGGGATTCTCTCGTGAACTTGCATGTGAGATTGCAGATCTAAGACGCCTTCGGGGGAGTCTTCTTTCTGTTTGTCTTTTGCAATTTTCTTATTGAGAGTTTTGTCGATGTCTGTGCGCACATCCCATTCTGTTTCTTCAATTCCCGCCTTCCAGTCCCAGTCAGCCACGCCGATTCGGACGCCAGAATTGCCGGCGGCGCTGAAGTCCGTGTCCAATCTTTTGTCCAGGCGTGACTATGAAGGCGTCGTCCGCCGGTTGCACTCGGCGGGACGTTCACCCGCCATCCGGAACACGCTGGGCGTTTGCTTGTTGCGATTGGGGAGGACGGAAGAAGCCTTGTCGGTGTTTCGCCAGTTCGTTCTGTCTTCCAATGGAGTGTTGGAACGGTCCGAGATTTCCAGTGTTTGCAAGCGAAACTTTGCGACTGCGCTGCTCTTGAACGGATTGGTGGGCGGAGCGCTGGATGCGCTCAATCAATCCGGTGAGCCCGATCACCCGCGGACGATTGGGTTGCGAAATTGTCTTCGGGACTGGGAGCGATCGCTTTCTTGGTGGCGATGGCTGGATTGGAAGATCAATCGCATTGTCGCGAAGGACTGCCACGTGCCGCTCACGTTCGAGCCTGGCGAGTTTGAGTTCGAAGTGTCGTTGAGCGACGATGCTCGAGTGTTCAACGAAAGCCATGCCTTGCCAGCAGGACGATAACGCGTTCGATGAGTGCTTCGAAGCTGGCACGCCGATGTCAGCCGAATGGCGTTCGCCACGGTTTCAACACACAACCGGGGCGAACGCTGGACTGCTAAGCAGGTCGGCTGGAATGATCGCGCACAACCATGTGAGCCGTTTGGGCGTTAGCCCCGGTTGCGCGTGAAAACCGGGGCTAACGCCAACGGCTCACATACCCGATGACACCTGCGTACCTGCTTAATCACCAAAAAAAATGCCGGGCCGCTTGAGGGCGGTCCGGCATTGGGATCGGTTCCGTCGCCCGACTGATCGGGCCATCAGGCAATCGATTACATCTCGATTTCGTATCCTTTGCGGCTTTCACGCGAGAGGAACGAATTGGCTTCGTCGTCGCCAACGATTTCGCGTTTGGTTGGGTCCCAGTTCAGTTCGCGACCCAAGCGGATGGAGATGTTGGCCAAGTGGCATGTTTCGAGCATTCGGTTGTGCGTCCAAACATCCGAGATCGGTAGTTTGCGTGAACGCATCGCTTGCACGAAGTTGTCCGTGTGGTTGCCGGCGACGGGACCGCCGTAGACTTCTTCAATCGCACCTTCCGGCAACGGGTTGGATTCCAAGTCTTCGACGGGCTTGCCAACGATCTTGCCACGGTTGACGAAGAAGCGACCTTCGGTTCCTTCGAACAGGATCCCGTTGTCGCCTTCGCTGGTGATGACCATGGGGATGTCGCCGGGCATGTTGGCGTGGATCTCAAACTTGGTCGGCGAGTTGTACTGATCGCTGACAGTTGGGAAGCCATCTTTGTAATCGACTGGCAGCGAAAAGCTGACCGGCGTGATTTTGTTTGGGCCGGATTGATCGGCACCCAGCGCCCAAGTGGCGATGTCGACGTGGTGAGCGCCCCAGTCGTTCATCTGGCCACCGGAGTACTCGTACCAGTTTCGCCAAGCGTAATGGCAATTGGTGTACAGCGGCACGCCGCCGCCGTATCCCTTTCTCATTTCTGGCAAGGCGCGGTAAGGAACCTTGGGAGCAGGGCCGAGCCAGAAGTCGAAGTCGAGGCCCTGGGGGACGTCAATGGCGGGGATCACGGGTGAAGCTGAGGCTCCGTTGATTCCGCAAGTGACTTTGCGGATCTCGCCGATTCGTCCATCGCGGATCATCGCGATCGCTTGTAGGAAGCGTTGGTTGTTTTCGGTTCGCTGCATCGTTCCAACTTGGAACACGCGTCCGGTTTGTTTGACGATCTTTTCGATCAGCTTGCCTTCGTCGATCGTCAGGGTCAGCGGCTTTTCGCAGTAGACATCTTTGCCGGCCAACATGGCTTCGACGGAGATCTTGGTGTGCCAGTGGTCGGGCGCTGCGATCATCACCGCGTCGATGTCTTTTCGCTCGAGCAGCTTGCGATAGTCGGCGTAGCCTTCTGGAGCCGTGCCTTGTTGTTCTTTGGCCTTGGCAATGTTTTCGCCCAAGACGTTTGCGTCGACGTCTGCCATCGCGGCGAAGTCAGCGTACTTGAACGACTTGTTGGTGATCGTCCAGCCCTGGTTGCGAAGACCGATGGTCGCGAACACGGGGCGTTCGTTGGGGGACTCTTGTGCATTTCCCAGGCTGCTGGTCCCTGCAAAGTAGCCGGCCGCGGTGGCAGCGCCGGTGGTTTGTAGGAAGTGACGCCGATTGAGTTTTTGACGGGCTGACATTTGAAACCTCGTGGGGAATTGCGACAATGAACGTCGAAAGTGAAAAGGAAAAGTTAGTTGGAATCGTCAGAGGTTTGGGACTGAAAAAGCTATTTGCCCAAATCTTTGAAGCGTTCGTAGGTCTGGTTCAGTGGGTGAGCTTCTTTTTGACCGTCAATCATGCTGGCGGTCCATTCGGACAATCGTCTGCCCAAACGGCGACAAGCTTCTTGGACTCGCTCTTCATCGGGGCCGCCGGCGGAGATCGCGCCATAGTGGGCCGAAAACTTGATCCCGGTGTAGTCGGTCAAACCGAACACCAGGAATCCATAGTTGATCAGAATGGACATCAGTGCCATGCAGGTCCATTCTTGCCCCCCTCCCCAGGCCCCGGCTGATGTAAACACGCAGCCGATCTTACCATCGCGTTTGCCCCAGTTTTCGATCGGTTGCTCGTCCCACCAGCGTTTCATTTGCCAGCTGATGGAGCCGTAGTTCGTCGGTGAGCCCAGCGCAAGGCCGTCGCACCAATCCAGGTCCGTGTGGTCGGCGTCGTCGATGTTCCTGAGGCGGACATCTGCTCCATCCAGTTGCCGAGCACCCTCGGCGACCAGTTCCGCCATCCGCTGCGTATTTTGAGTGTTCGAATGGTAGAGAATCAGGACTTTGGGCATTGGCGATTGCAAACAAGGTTCGAACGAGCAGGAACTACCAGTCCTCGTGGACTCGAAGTCACCCTCGCATCATCCGAGGATTGCGAGGGTGAACTCGACAGAGAGCCGCAGCGAGGGCTGGTTTCGCGTTGCAGCAGTCTAACGCAAGATGATTTCGCCTAGTAGTCCTGGGATTGGTGCCTGGAGAGTCGATTGGAAGCATCGACGTTGGCATTTTTCCCGAGAGGCAACGGGTCTTCGAGTGAGCTTGCCGAGCACGCTCAGCGATCCAGGGCCGCGACTGGCTGGTTGGGCACTGAAAGCATGATGGTCGTCGCGTAGCTGGTGAACTCGAACTCCTCGGTCTTCTCGTCCAGCGCGGTGTGGTGGGCGGCGATCAAGTGGCGTGTCGCCTGCTGGGGAACAAACGTGGCGTTGCCGGACGCATCGGTCTTGAACTCGTAGTTGGGATCCATCTCACCCTGCAGCGTTTCTCCTTCCGGGATGAAACTGACGATGGCGTCTTGGAGTGGCTTGCCGTGATGCAAGACCGTGACCGTGATCGATCGCCCGACGCAAACCTCGCCGAGTGGGCACGTGTCGAGGACCATTTCGAATGGCAAACCGACCGCCGTCTCATGGGCATGACCACCGATCTTGGGTGCGTCCAATGAGTCGCTGGCAAGCACATAGCTTTTCGCGGTTCGGATGCTGCGGATCGATTTGCCATGGTTCATGATTCGATCGAGCTTTTGAACGAACTGGTGGACTCCGGGTTGAGTCAGCGTGACGGGCGTCGTCCAGTAGCCTTGCTTTTCAGCCGACGCGGAGGTGAAGAGGTTGGGCTTCAAATCAGAACGTGTTCCATCCGGTCGAATTTGATCCAGCGAAGTCCAGTCCAGTGTCAGTAAACCCGCCAGCTTGAAATCGCGATGTTGGTTGCCGTGGTTCCCAAGTCGCAGGTCGACGTGCACGACCTCACCGGTTCGAACGACCGGTGAGTTGGTTTGGATCCAGGTGTCGTGGGCGGAGGCCACTGCGGGAAGAAGGAGAGCCAATGCGAAGGTCAGGTTTCGATAAGTTGTGTTCATGAATCGGTTGCAAGGGGAAAGAGGATGTTGGGTTGTCACAAGGACGGTTTCAATGACTTGTCGGGGAAGTTGAGAGCAGCCTCTCGGGCGATTCGTATCGCTCGGTGAGCCAGGCGGGGCCGATCTCGCGAAGGGTTGCCGTGAAGGCTTGATCGTTCGCGAAGCGATGCCAAATTTGTCTGGCGAGTTCGTCGAGCAATGTTTCAGGCAATTCGGCAAACGTTTGGCTTGTGACCAGATAGCTCAGCGGTGATTCAAAGAGCCGTGTTTGCAGGTTGAGTTTGCGGAGCGATCGACCTTGAGAGTCAGTCACGCCACGAGTTTCAAATTCGTTGGCGAAGTCACCGGCACCAAGCACGGGAGCCTGGATCGCGAATTCGTCATCGAAGCACAAGCAGGCGACGAGCGGTTGGGTGGCTTTTGAGATTCGCTGGCGATGAGAGTCGCTGACCGGATCTTCGCCCGCCTGCCATTCGGCATGCTGGGCGACAAAGTTGGCTTGGGTCAGCAGGTTGTAGGCTTCGATCTGGTGTTCCATCACCATCAGTGCGGTGATGTCACTGGTGCCGGTCAGGTATCGCTGCGCGTCCACGTTTGCCGGCAGCGACGTTTGGTTCTCGCCGCTCACGTTGTCGATGATTTCTGGTCGACGTTTTCCTGCGAGGATGAATCCGCCCAGGTGATGTTGGTCACCATGCGTGCCGGTGACGTACCATCCGCCCCAGCGTTCAGCGAGTGGGCTGCGTTGGTTGGTCAGGTGGCTGCCGGCGCGGATGACGGGAACGCCTTTGGTGTTGGGGTACACCGAACGCACTTGGAATCCCGGGACGCCACCGGTTCGCGAACCACCGTGGCAACTCAAGCATCGATTGGCTTGCCGTTGCAATGTTGGTGGCTGATCGAAGGCGAATTCCGTGGTGTAAAACACGGTCCCCAGATCGGGATCTGCCGCCGCGATTTCGATCTCGCCGCCTTGGACATAACCGACGAAGACCTCGTCATTGAAATAGATCGCCCGAGGTGTCTCCGGTGTGATGTGCGGTTTCTGCAGACTGGTTTTTGAAAACACCAGCGTTTGCGATGAGACAGGAACGTTCAGCTGATCCAGCAATGATCGCAGGCGAGACAATTCGTCTTCGCCGGAGAGTTCTCGTCGACCCGATTCCAAGTCGGCCTGCAGTTTCGCAACGCAGTTGCGAGTTGCTTCCGAATCGCTGTAGTGAATCGGTGCCGCTTCCCAGTTGACCGCTTGGGCTGGTAGCGAAGTGCCCAACGGAAGCAGCACCCAAAAAACACACGCACGGAATCCGCTCATGGCGAGACCTCCTCGTCCGCCGGGATGGCTTCGCTGTTGGCGATGCAGTGCAGTTCGCTGCCGGTGCGAATCAGGATGGCGTCCTGAGTGAACGCGACTCCGTACTGAACCGGATCGGCGAATTGGTTCTCGCCCCGTTGGCGTGCGGCCTCGATCGCGTCGTCGTCCATCGGTTTCCGGGCCGCGGAATCTTCCGGCTTTGGTTCGCCTTCAGCATTCTTGGTGACGGATGGTTGAGCGTTGGCGGATTCGGTTGGCCGGGAGCCACCACCTTTCCTCGAGTCAGGTCTGCCGCCCTTCCCTGAGCGAGGGCCAGCGAATTGGCCTGAACTCGTTGCGGGGATGGAATCGATGTCCCAGAGTTCATTTTCTGCGAGGACGTTGAATTCAGGTCCCGCGGCAATGACCGTCGTCTCACCGCCTTTGCCGAACAGGTAGATGCGATCGCCGATTCCGACCGGCGTGACCCAGCACTGTTCACCGGCGCGTTTGCGGTAAACCAGTTCGCCTGATTCCAAGTCAAAGCAATACAGAACCCCAGCGGTGGTGATCCAGTACGCGAGTCCTTGGTGCGCGATGGGCGAAGCGAAGGTGGTCGTCGCCTTGGTTGTTTTCCAAGCGACCTCGGGTTGGAACTGTTTTCCGTCGCCGTCGATTCGCAAACAAAGATTCGATTCGCGAGCTTCGACCGCGCGAGCATCCTGCATTCCGTTGGACGCACCCACCAACACCATGTTTTCGAGCACAGCCGGCGGCGTGTTGGAGGTGTTGGCACCGATGTCCTCGAACGTCCAAAGTTGCTCGCCCGTTTCGGGGGAGTAGCCGTCGACCGAACCATCGCTGCTGCAAACGATTTGTGCTTTGCTGCCGATCTGGAGGATGGCGGGGGAAGCGTAGCTTTTGCGACTGAAGCGTTCCGTTTTCCAAGCGGTTTCTCCGCTGCCTTTGTTGACCGCCATCAAGTATGAGTCTCCCTCGTGATCGATCAAAACAAACGCGTTGGATCCGTGTTGTGCTAGCGAGCTTGCCAACCCGATGTCGGACTGGAAGACGCCGGTTTCGTCGGGCAAGGATCGTTCCCAGAGAAGCTCGCCGGAGTTGCGATCGATCCCGACCAGGTTGCCGGTTTCGAAAAAGGCGACCACATGCTTCTCGTCGACGACCGGAGTGGGGGCCGATCGACTTTGGAAGTAGTTGGATCGCACTGGTGTGGCCGACTCGATTTGGCGGGTCCATTTGACTTGACCATCGGCCAGTGCAATCGCCATCACCACGCAGGTTTCTTTCATCTCACCTTGGATGCTGGTGACGTAGACTGTGTCGCCCCAAACCACGGGGCTGGATTGACCTTTGCCGAGGATGGCTTGTTTCCAGCGAACGTTTTCACCGGGGGACCAGTTCAGTGGAAGCTTCTCGGCCTGGAATGTTTCGCTGCTTCCCTGGCCAAGGAACGCGGGCCAGACGGCTTGTCCGAAGGCCGCTTGCCACGGCGTGCAAAGAGAGCTTGCCAACGTTGCGATGGCGAAGAAGGTTTTCAGTGACGAATTTGGGTTGAGCAATGGTTGCGTTTTCATTTCAGAATGCCTCCAAGACTTCGTGGCCGTTGCGGGTGCCGAGGGCACGCCATGTCTCCAGGTCAATGCTTTCGGTGACAAAGCCAACGCTGCCGTCACAGCGAGCGACATGGACACCGCCGGGATGGTTGCTTCGTGTTCCAAAAACGCCCCAGCCACAACTGCCCATGTCGGGGATCAAGCTTTGGGGTGGGTGATAGTGCGAGTAGCCGGTCCAGTATTCTCGACCGTTGATCCACCCCGCGCCGCGATGGCCAGCCCAGCCGCGGTGCAGTCCGCTGCCGCGAACGTAGGCTTCCATCTCGTTCGGGTTTTCTGGCAGAAAGAATCCTGCGAATCCTGGCGTGGTGGGAGGCATCGAACGGCTGATGAAGGCACAGGTCACATTCATCATCACTCGCTTTCGCAGATGCGGTTCGGTGGGCTCGGCGGGATCTTGTTCCGACATGCCCAGCAAGTGTTCTGCGAAAGCCGCCGTGTTGCTCAATCCGTCCAGGATCGATTCGAAACCGACTTTGGAGTTGATCCACAGGATGCCATCGGTGGTGGTGCGAGAGTCGTACAGCGTTCCGACTCCCGTGCCAAAGTTCATGCCGTAGTTGGTGGCGGAGTAAGCCTGAGTCGGGCCGCTTCCTGAGAGCGTGGTGACATAGTAGGTCCGATCATGATCTTCGCTGGGGCAGGTCAACATCGGCATCGCTGTTTTCGCGGCGTCGTCATGGGGAGTGACGAGCTGGCCTGGGCAGCAACCAACATGCAACGGGCGGTCGAAGTGAATCATGTCGAGCATGTTCCCTTGCTCGTAAAACGGAGCCATCTGGGCGAAGACTGAAAAGTTGCCGGATGTTCCGGAGCCGGTCGTGTAGTTGGACGGGAGCTTTCGGTGTGCGCTTTCGTAGTTGTGCATCGCCAGCGTGATCTGTTTCAGGTTGTTGCTGCACTGCATGCGTCGGGCGGCCTCGCGAGCGGCTTGGACCGCGGGAAGCAGCAGCCCCACCAGGACGCCGATGATCGCGATCACCACCAGCAGTTCCACCAAGGTGAAGCCGCGTTGCGGGGCATTGGGTCGAGAGAGTTTCATGGGAATTGAAATGGTTTGTTGTGCGGTTGAGTCGTTGTTGGGTGGATGGTTCGGTGGGTGCCTGCAGGTTCAGCCTGCTGAGTGCGCGCACCTTCTCCGTGGAAGCGAACCCAGCCCTTTTCAAGCTCAGCTCGTTCGACAAATGAGTTGCGTTCGAAAGTCCATTCGAATCGGTGCAATCCGACGTTGGGTCAACCATCCTCGGCAATGCGAGGACGCTCCCGCGTCAGCGACGAAGACCACACTGGTGTGAGGAGCGAGCCTTCAACCACCAACGCGGCAGCGGTGATTTCTGCGTCCGCACCTTCACTCGATGAGCAACGATGCCGTGAGCGCAGCAACAAACCGGATTGCAATGCGTGAAGAGATCGCGCGCGGACATCCCTACGGGATTCACGAGCGAGCGAGGGACGCTGGCTAAGGAACCGGCGGCTCGGGGCAGAGGCTCATTGCGTCCGCGTGATCGTCTTGAAGACTCAAGCGAAACAGCAAAGGCGGAGGAGAGACCTTCCATTCGAACGCTTGGAAATCAACGACGACGCTGGAGAACAGGCTCCAGACCATCTCGATGCCATGACATTTCGCGGCGTCTTGCAGGCGAACCCAGCGGACGGGTTCGGAGGTCGAGGGGGAGGCCGGTTCGTCACCGCAAGCATCGCCACAGCAGGATGCTGTTTCGGTTTTTGCCAGCGAGCCAGTGGACGCCTCGGCGGATCGCCCAGTCACGGAGTGGCACGTCAAGGAACGCTGGCGCATCTTGGCCGCGAATCCGGGGGGCGGACCAGGTGAATCGGGGCCACAGCAGCTGCCGGATGCGCAGGTTGACGGCGTTTCTTGCGAAGTTCCGTCAGCGATCTCGCCGAGTGAAAGGTCAACTCGAGCGACCAGGAACGCCGGCGGGGTGACGTTGTTTTCGGCTGCCCATTGCAGTTTTTCGAAGTCACTGTGGCAGCAGCACTTGTCCCAGCAGTAATCGGCGGAGGAGCAGCCGCAAGGGCAGGCTTCGCAGGGGAACCGGCCAACTTTCTCGGGCCGAGGAGCGGTGAGGGGCAGTCCGATCATGCCACACCCAAGCACCAACAACAGCGTCACACAGACGCCGCGTCGTAGCAGGGAAGATCGGAACTGTCGAAAGAAAAACAAAACGGGCTCAATGCCTGACTGCGTGCCAAATCTGGCTCGCTCCTCACGAACAAAATCCTAAACAAGCCCTGGCTTCGAGGCAATCACCAACGCCACGAATCCGATGCGGCGACCTGCCGCATGGCGGAATTCCAAGCGGTCATGTCACGAGTGATTTTGCAACGATCGAGGCGTTTGAAATACGCCGGCCCCGTCCGGGGCGTTGGATGTTGGGTTTGTGTTCACGTTCCTCGGGGCTTCCACCCCGAGCTAACGACGACGGCCCCATCCGGGGCGAGATCGTGCATGACTCCGGAGGAGTCCGCGTTGGTAGCTCGGGGTGTGAACCCCGAGACCGTTGCCGGCCAACACGAACATCGCCCCGGACGGGGCCGTCGTCGGTTGCCTGCGATTCGTGTCGGTTTGGAATTCGCAACGACACGCCGGCCCCGTCCGGGGCGTTGGATGTTGGGTTTGTGTTCACGTTTCTCGGGGCTTCCACCCCGAGCTAACGATGACGGCCCCGTCCGGGGCGAGATCGTGCATGACTCCGGAGGAGTCCGCGTTGGTAGCTCGGGGTGTGAACCCCGAGACCGTTGCCGGCCACCACGAACATCGCCCCGGACGGGGCCGTCGTCGGTTGCCTGCGATTCGTGTCGGTTTGGAACTCGCAACGGCACGACGGCCCCTCCGGGGCGTTTGGTGTGTTGCGTTTGTGTTCATGTTCCTCGGGGCTTCCACCCCGAGCTAACGATGACGGCCCCGTCCGGGGCGGATTCGTGCATGAGGCGGGATGAGTCCATATCTCAAGCTGGACGCCCCAAGTTTGATGACGGCCCCGTCCGGGGCGAGATCGTGCATGACTCCGGAGGAGTCCGCGTTGGTAGCTCGGGGTGTGAACCCCGAGACCGTTGCCGTCCAACATGAACATCGCCCCGGATGGGGCCGTCGTCGGTTGCCCGCGATTCGTTTCGGTTTGGAATTCGCAACGACACGCCGGCCCCGTCCGGGGCGTTTGGATGTTGCGTTTGTGTTCACGTTCCTCGGGGCTTCCACCCCGAGCTAACCACGCCGGCCCCGTCCGGGGCGTTGGATGTTGGGTTTGTGTTCACGTTTCTCGGGGCTTCCACCCCGAGCTAACGATGACGGCCCCATCCGGGGCGGATTTGTGCATGACTCCGGAGGAGTCCGCGTTGGTAGCTCGGGGTGTGAACCCCGAGACCGTTGCCGGCCACCATGAACATCGCCCCGGATGGGGCCGACGTTGATTGCCTGATGCAACGCCCCCATTCGGGACCTCTGAATTTCATGTTCCGAGGACGCGATTGTCTTCGATCATACGAACGACAATCGTCGAATCGGCACGTCTTCCTGTTCGCTTTTGGTCTCATCCACCGATTGGTCGTCTGAATCGCCGAACCAAGTCGCGTCGCCGCTCTCGAACAACACCTCGCCTTCGGCGGTTGGATCGGCTTCGCACTTCCAAGCGTGATACAGCAACGATGCGGCGGTTTTGTTGTTGAAGTCCTTTTTGCCGGCGGGCGGAATCACCAAGTACAAACCTTGCCGCGCCCGCGTCATGGCCACGTACAACAAGCACATCGCTTCGGTCAATCGAGCGGCAACGGAACCGCCAAACACGGCTTGCCAACGTTTGGGGAGGAAGTGCCACTGGGCTTCGCCAACCGAACGACTGAGCCCGCGTGCGGGTTGGCCAATCTCTGGGATGTCGGCCAAGCATTGCGGTGATTGGCCGAGCAACGCTTTGTGGATTTCGGGCAAAAAGACGGCGTCGAATTCCAACCCTTTGGATTGGTGGACGGTCATCACCCGCACGACCGCGGCACGCGGACGCTGGACTCGTTTTTCATGAACCAGTTCGACGAAATCACGCAGGCGACTGTCGGCGGTGTGTTGGTACAACGTCGCCAGTTCGATCAATTGCTCCAAACGCACGTTCTCACGAATGTCGCAGTGAGGCATCAACGCTTTCGCCAGGAACAGAATCGTTTTGGCGAGACCCTGGTCCTCGATTCTCGCGCGAAGCTGATCGGCGGCTTCGCCTTTGCTGTCGCTGTCCGAAAGCGGCAAAACAAACTTGAGCGGGCTGTTGGCGATGTGCAATCGCCAGCGACCGTCGCCGGGATGTTCGCACATCATCAACGCCGACAGGATCCAACGCACCGCGACGGAATCGACCAAGGGGTTGCCGCCCTCGGCACTGACGTCGACATCGAGGTGTTCCAATCGATTGATCAACCCACCGACGGTGCTGTTCGTGCGAGTCAGCACGCCAATCGTCAGGTGCGGCGACTGGTGGTGCAATTCGGCAATTTGTTTTGCAACGTCGTCCAGCAAGCCTTTTTGAATGTCTGCGGCAGAGGGCTTGCTCTTTGTCTTTTCCCCGGAGTCCGCTGGCGGTTTCAGGTTCAGTTCCGCGGTTCGAAATTGAACGAAACCGGGCAGTTTCTTCGCCGCTGTGTGGGGAGGGAATCGCTTGGCGAATCGCTTGAGTGCCTTGGCTTCGTAGTGAGCCTTGTCAGCGGGGTTGGGCGGATCGGTTCGCTCGGCCATGGGGTGGCGAGGCAAATGCTGGAACGCGTCGGTGACCGCGTCGAGCACCACGCTGCTGCTGCGATAGCTCTCGTCTTGTTGCTTGGAAATGATCCCGGGAATTTGCTTGTCGACCGCATCGAAGATCTCCGCCACGCCACCACGCCAACCGTAGATGGCTTGTTTGGTGTCGCCGACGCAGAAGAATGACTTGGAGCGTTTGGGATCGAGGACATTGGAGGCGGCATCGGTCGACTGACCGGTGACCGACTCCGCCAGCAAACGCAGGACCTGCCACTGCACTGGGGAGGTGTCCTGGAATTCGTCCAGCAGCAGGTGATCGATCGAGGCGTCGAGTCGGTCTTGCAGGGTGTGATTGTCAAGCTGCGTGAACACGCCGGCCAAGCGGACTGCGATGTCATCAAACGCCAGTGCCCGTTGGGCTTGCTTGACCAATTGAATCAACGTGTCGTAGTGGTCGACCAGCGTGCCGGTGGCTTGGTTCTGAGCCCGCAGCAAGGACAGGGACTC includes these proteins:
- a CDS encoding tetratricopeptide repeat protein; the encoded protein is MSNLLSRRDYEGVVRRLHSAGRSPAIRNTLGVCLLRLGRTEEALSVFRQFVLSSNGVLERSEISSVCKRNFATALLLNGLVGGALDALNQSGEPDHPRTIGLRNCLRDWERSLSWWRWLDWKINRIVAKDCHVPLTFEPGEFEFEVSLSDDARVFNESHALPAGR
- a CDS encoding PQQ-binding-like beta-propeller repeat protein, with the protein product MKTQPLLNPNSSLKTFFAIATLASSLCTPWQAAFGQAVWPAFLGQGSSETFQAEKLPLNWSPGENVRWKQAILGKGQSSPVVWGDTVYVTSIQGEMKETCVVMAIALADGQVKWTRQIESATPVRSNYFQSRSAPTPVVDEKHVVAFFETGNLVGIDRNSGELLWERSLPDETGVFQSDIGLASSLAQHGSNAFVLIDHEGDSYLMAVNKGSGETAWKTERFSRKSYASPAILQIGSKAQIVCSSDGSVDGYSPETGEQLWTFEDIGANTSNTPPAVLENMVLVGASNGMQDARAVEARESNLCLRIDGDGKQFQPEVAWKTTKATTTFASPIAHQGLAYWITTAGVLYCFDLESGELVYRKRAGEQCWVTPVGIGDRIYLFGKGGETTVIAAGPEFNVLAENELWDIDSIPATSSGQFAGPRSGKGGRPDSRKGGGSRPTESANAQPSVTKNAEGEPKPEDSAARKPMDDDAIEAARQRGENQFADPVQYGVAFTQDAILIRTGSELHCIANSEAIPADEEVSP
- a CDS encoding DUF4198 domain-containing protein, producing the protein MNTTYRNLTFALALLLPAVASAHDTWIQTNSPVVRTGEVVHVDLRLGNHGNQHRDFKLAGLLTLDWTSLDQIRPDGTRSDLKPNLFTSASAEKQGYWTTPVTLTQPGVHQFVQKLDRIMNHGKSIRSIRTAKSYVLASDSLDAPKIGGHAHETAVGLPFEMVLDTCPLGEVCVGRSITVTVLHHGKPLQDAIVSFIPEGETLQGEMDPNYEFKTDASGNATFVPQQATRHLIAAHHTALDEKTEEFEFTSYATTIMLSVPNQPVAALDR
- a CDS encoding flavodoxin family protein, giving the protein MPKVLILYHSNTQNTQRMAELVAEGARQLDGADVRLRNIDDADHTDLDWCDGLALGSPTNYGSISWQMKRWWDEQPIENWGKRDGKIGCVFTSAGAWGGGQEWTCMALMSILINYGFLVFGLTDYTGIKFSAHYGAISAGGPDEERVQEACRRLGRRLSEWTASMIDGQKEAHPLNQTYERFKDLGK
- a CDS encoding DUF1559 family PulG-like putative transporter, yielding MKLSRPNAPQRGFTLVELLVVIAIIGVLVGLLLPAVQAAREAARRMQCSNNLKQITLAMHNYESAHRKLPSNYTTGSGTSGNFSVFAQMAPFYEQGNMLDMIHFDRPLHVGCCPGQLVTPHDDAAKTAMPMLTCPSEDHDRTYYVTTLSGSGPTQAYSATNYGMNFGTGVGTLYDSRTTTDGILWINSKVGFESILDGLSNTAAFAEHLLGMSEQDPAEPTEPHLRKRVMMNVTCAFISRSMPPTTPGFAGFFLPENPNEMEAYVRGSGLHRGWAGHRGAGWINGREYWTGYSHYHPPQSLIPDMGSCGWGVFGTRSNHPGGVHVARCDGSVGFVTESIDLETWRALGTRNGHEVLEAF
- a CDS encoding Gfo/Idh/MocA family oxidoreductase, producing the protein MSARQKLNRRHFLQTTGAATAAGYFAGTSSLGNAQESPNERPVFATIGLRNQGWTITNKSFKYADFAAMADVDANVLGENIAKAKEQQGTAPEGYADYRKLLERKDIDAVMIAAPDHWHTKISVEAMLAGKDVYCEKPLTLTIDEGKLIEKIVKQTGRVFQVGTMQRTENNQRFLQAIAMIRDGRIGEIRKVTCGINGASASPVIPAIDVPQGLDFDFWLGPAPKVPYRALPEMRKGYGGGVPLYTNCHYAWRNWYEYSGGQMNDWGAHHVDIATWALGADQSGPNKITPVSFSLPVDYKDGFPTVSDQYNSPTKFEIHANMPGDIPMVITSEGDNGILFEGTEGRFFVNRGKIVGKPVEDLESNPLPEGAIEEVYGGPVAGNHTDNFVQAMRSRKLPISDVWTHNRMLETCHLANISIRLGRELNWDPTKREIVGDDEANSFLSRESRKGYEIEM